In Gopherus flavomarginatus isolate rGopFla2 chromosome 1, rGopFla2.mat.asm, whole genome shotgun sequence, a single genomic region encodes these proteins:
- the LIN7A gene encoding protein lin-7 homolog A isoform X3, whose amino-acid sequence MHETITVNGCPEFRARATAKATVAAFAASEGHSHPRVVELPKTDEGLGFNVMGGKEQNSPIYISRIIPGGVAERHGGLKRGDQLLSVNGVKGKPIMAAGHKRDPIWKYCNEFPLPVGKTGMRAKCKQCKKEMQCLVARIKQHHEKCSLSGGICIEDDDERNMSEHAGFLGESILNIQDSKDYPPSRSPSFSIVSELSANDRFQSHHVYHTVTVYHL is encoded by the exons GCAACAGTTGCTGCTTTTGCAGCAAGTGAAGGCCATTCACACCCTCGAGTGGTGGAGCTGCCAAAGACTGATGAAGGTCTTGGCTTTAACGTGATGGGAGGAAAGGAACAAAACTCTCCTATATACATTTCTCGTATCATTCCTGGAGGGGTGGCAGAAAGACATGGAGGACTCAAGCGAGGAGACCAGCTGCTTTCTGTTAACGGAGTG aaggggaaacctataatggcagcaggccataaaagagacccaatTTGGAAATATTGTAATGAATTTCCTCtgcctgtgggtaagacaggcatgcgtgcaaaatgcaaacagtgcaagaAAGAAATGCAATGCCTGGTTGCCCGAAttaaacaacatcatgagaagtgttccctCTCAGGAGGAATCTGcattgaagatgatgatgaaaggaacatgtctgaacatgcaggatttttag gagaatccatcctcaacatacaggattctaaagactatccaccttcaagatcaccatcattttctatagtttcagagttatctgccaatgataggtttcagtcacatcatgtatatcACACAgtcacagtatatcacctgtag